One part of the Thermodesulfovibrio sp. 3462-1 genome encodes these proteins:
- the efp gene encoding elongation factor P, producing the protein MISTSEFKKGLKIEYKGEPYEIIDFQHVKMQQRAPIVRTKIKNLKTGRVLEENFPAGEKFEKPELEEKQMQYLYSQGDSYVFMDMETYEQISISKDKIGDALYYIKEEMIVDVIYYKGEVLIVEPPMFVELRVVDTEPAFKGDTASGGTKPARLETGLTVKVPFHIQTGDLLKIDTRTGEYIEKIKE; encoded by the coding sequence ATGATTTCAACATCAGAATTTAAAAAAGGCTTAAAAATTGAATACAAAGGAGAACCATATGAAATAATTGACTTTCAACATGTAAAAATGCAACAAAGAGCACCAATTGTAAGAACTAAAATAAAAAATCTTAAAACAGGAAGGGTTCTTGAGGAAAATTTCCCTGCCGGAGAAAAATTTGAAAAACCAGAGCTTGAAGAAAAGCAAATGCAATATCTTTACTCTCAGGGAGACTCTTATGTTTTTATGGATATGGAAACTTATGAGCAGATTTCTATATCAAAAGATAAAATTGGAGATGCTTTGTATTACATAAAAGAAGAAATGATTGTTGATGTGATTTATTACAAAGGTGAAGTCCTTATTGTAGAGCCACCGATGTTTGTTGAATTAAGAGTTGTGGATACTGAACCTGCCTTTAAGGGCGATACAGCTTCAGGAGGAACAAAACCTGCCCGCCTTGAGACAGGGCTTACAGTAAAGGTGCCTTTTCATATTCAGACAGGTGATTTATTAAAAATTGATACAAGAACAGGAGAATACATTGAAAAGATAAAGGAGTGA
- a CDS encoding cache domain-containing protein: MKIELGLRAGIALPLLATLIIGMAALVVFNYITQVNLLKEEENRNIEVSINTAQILLEASTIHYQQMAHLVAQMSDVQEAVNKKDRNRLIDKFLPAFNSLKENFALAQFHFHILPAVSLVRLHDLSHFGDDISKERKTVVQVQTTHKGVRGIEIGIGGVGLRGVEPIFYRGELVGSVDVGGGLKLIIDQIKKAINTDLGVVIYKDLLSGWPGLKDIKHTFGQWVSLYFTQQNPKMFISEASLKNAAQSKQRYYTEVVPQAGKEYIVAYSPLKDFSGRTIGFIYIVKERILNPVKVFTILGINVLVYIIMLIIIALLIGYGMNKYVINPIVELTKITDEISMGKTSQKVEIKDARGEIATLARAVERMRITMKKLLE, encoded by the coding sequence ATGAAAATAGAACTTGGATTAAGAGCAGGAATAGCTTTACCTCTTTTAGCAACTTTAATTATAGGAATGGCTGCTTTAGTTGTTTTCAATTATATCACACAGGTAAATCTTTTAAAGGAAGAAGAAAACCGAAACATTGAGGTATCAATCAATACAGCTCAAATTTTACTTGAAGCATCAACGATTCATTATCAACAAATGGCTCACTTAGTGGCACAAATGTCAGATGTTCAGGAGGCTGTTAATAAAAAAGACAGAAACCGCTTGATAGATAAATTCCTGCCTGCTTTTAATTCTTTAAAAGAAAACTTTGCTCTTGCTCAATTTCACTTTCATATACTTCCTGCGGTTTCTCTTGTAAGGCTTCATGACCTTAGTCATTTTGGTGATGATATCTCAAAGGAGCGTAAAACTGTAGTGCAAGTACAAACAACCCATAAAGGTGTAAGAGGTATTGAAATAGGTATTGGTGGAGTAGGATTAAGAGGTGTTGAACCAATTTTTTACAGAGGGGAGCTCGTGGGAAGTGTGGATGTTGGTGGTGGGTTAAAACTAATAATTGACCAAATTAAAAAAGCTATAAATACTGATTTAGGTGTTGTTATTTATAAAGATTTACTATCTGGTTGGCCTGGCTTAAAAGATATAAAACATACTTTTGGACAATGGGTTTCGCTTTATTTTACCCAGCAGAATCCAAAAATGTTTATATCTGAAGCTTCTTTAAAAAACGCTGCTCAATCAAAACAGAGATACTATACTGAAGTAGTGCCTCAGGCAGGGAAAGAGTATATTGTTGCTTATAGCCCTCTTAAGGATTTTTCTGGTCGAACTATAGGTTTTATATATATTGTAAAAGAAAGAATTCTCAATCCTGTTAAAGTTTTTACAATTCTTGGCATAAATGTGCTTGTTTATATTATAATGCTTATCATAATAGCTCTTTTAATTGGCTATGGTATGAATAAATATGTAATAAATCCTATAGTTGAACTTACAAAAATTACAGATGAAATATCAATGGGTAAAACATCTCAAAAAGTAGAGATCAAAGATGCTCGTGGAGAAATAGCTACACTGGCAAGGGCTGTGGAAAGAATGCGTATAACCATGAAAAAACTTCTTGAATAA
- the accC gene encoding acetyl-CoA carboxylase biotin carboxylase subunit: MELFKKILIANRGEIAVRIIRACRELGIKTVAVYSEADKESLHVKLADEAICIGPASPAQSYLNLTAILSAADITDAEAIHPGYGFLSENAQFAEACVNSGIVFIGPTPENIKIGGDKAKARQILKRKGIPVVPGSDGPVKDEESCMKIIKKIGLPIIFKASAGGGGRGMRIVNDEKDIEQAFFMAQREALAAFGNGELYIEKYFPKVRHIEVQILADKQGNIIHLGERDCTIQRRHQKLLEEAPSPVLNEKLRKKIGEYAVKAAKALKFRNIGTFEFIVDDELNPYFIEINTRVQVEHPVTEEITDIDIIKEQIKLAKGYPLSFKQPQIKFRGHAIECRINAEDPEKFIPSPGTVEFIHFPGGPGIRVDSYLYQGCKVSPYYDSLVAKIIAKGANRQEAIDRMKRALQETAIKGIQTNISLFLRVLENPDFIKGKFFTDFIQLMNNNNKS; this comes from the coding sequence ATGGAGTTATTCAAAAAGATTCTTATTGCAAATAGAGGAGAGATAGCTGTAAGAATTATCCGTGCCTGTAGAGAACTTGGTATAAAAACCGTTGCAGTTTACTCCGAAGCTGATAAAGAATCTTTACATGTGAAACTTGCAGATGAGGCAATATGTATAGGACCTGCAAGTCCTGCTCAAAGCTATTTAAATCTCACAGCAATTCTTTCTGCAGCAGACATTACAGATGCTGAAGCAATTCATCCAGGATATGGATTTTTGTCTGAAAATGCCCAGTTTGCAGAGGCTTGCGTGAACTCTGGAATAGTTTTTATCGGACCAACTCCTGAAAACATCAAAATTGGAGGAGATAAAGCAAAGGCAAGACAGATACTTAAAAGAAAAGGTATTCCTGTAGTTCCTGGAAGTGATGGACCGGTGAAGGATGAAGAATCCTGTATGAAGATAATCAAAAAAATTGGACTTCCTATAATATTTAAGGCTTCTGCTGGTGGTGGTGGAAGAGGAATGCGCATAGTAAATGACGAAAAAGATATTGAACAGGCTTTTTTCATGGCTCAGAGAGAAGCACTTGCAGCGTTTGGAAACGGAGAGCTTTATATTGAAAAGTATTTCCCGAAAGTAAGGCATATAGAAGTGCAAATACTTGCTGATAAACAAGGCAACATTATTCATCTTGGAGAAAGAGACTGCACAATACAGCGTAGACATCAGAAATTGCTTGAAGAAGCTCCTTCTCCAGTTTTAAATGAAAAACTAAGAAAAAAAATAGGTGAATATGCAGTAAAAGCTGCCAAAGCGTTGAAATTCAGAAATATAGGCACCTTTGAATTCATTGTTGACGATGAATTAAATCCCTATTTTATTGAGATAAATACCAGAGTTCAGGTAGAACATCCTGTAACAGAGGAAATTACTGATATTGACATTATCAAAGAGCAAATAAAGCTTGCGAAAGGATATCCTTTATCTTTCAAACAGCCTCAAATTAAATTTCGTGGACATGCCATTGAATGTAGAATTAATGCAGAAGATCCAGAAAAGTTTATTCCATCTCCAGGTACTGTTGAATTTATTCACTTTCCTGGTGGTCCTGGCATAAGAGTGGATAGCTATCTTTATCAGGGATGCAAGGTATCTCCCTACTATGATTCACTGGTAGCAAAAATCATCGCCAAAGGAGCGAACAGACAAGAAGCAATAGACAGAATGAAAAGAGCTCTTCAAGAGACAGCAATAAAAGGGATACAAACAAATATATCTTTATTTCTGAGAGTGCTTGAAAATCCTGATTTTATCAAAGGAAAATTTTTTACAGATTTCATCCAATTAATGAACAATAACAACAAATCCTGA
- the accB gene encoding acetyl-CoA carboxylase biotin carboxyl carrier protein, translated as MELEEIKEIISFLKNTDVTELNIEKEGFKIRIKRGYVYAPVEIATPPKLSAESSQPSYHAEVLKEEEVLHTITSPLVGTFYRASSPDAPAFVEVGTKVEKGQVLCIIEAMKIMNEIESDVSGIVRKILVENGQPVEYGEPLFLIEVTK; from the coding sequence ATGGAACTTGAAGAAATAAAAGAAATAATATCTTTTTTGAAAAATACGGATGTAACAGAGTTAAACATTGAAAAAGAAGGTTTTAAAATTAGAATTAAAAGGGGATATGTCTATGCTCCTGTAGAAATTGCAACCCCCCCCAAACTATCAGCAGAATCTTCACAACCTTCTTATCATGCAGAAGTTTTAAAGGAAGAAGAAGTTCTTCACACTATTACCTCTCCATTGGTCGGAACATTTTATAGAGCCTCTTCTCCTGATGCTCCAGCATTTGTTGAAGTAGGCACAAAAGTTGAAAAGGGACAGGTCTTGTGCATAATAGAAGCAATGAAAATTATGAATGAAATTGAAAGTGATGTTTCAGGAATTGTAAGAAAAATACTTGTTGAAAACGGACAGCCTGTTGAGTATGGAGAGCCATTATTTTTAATTGAGGTAACTAAATAA